Genomic window (Plectropomus leopardus isolate mb unplaced genomic scaffold, YSFRI_Pleo_2.0 unplaced_scaffold4246, whole genome shotgun sequence):
aaattttatatttatatttatattttatattcacggTTATAGTTATAGTGGTTGGTGTGGACGGCCCTTGACACCGGTGCGTCAGATGTGTTGCGGCGCCCTCAGGCTGTAGTTTGGCGTTTTCTCTGATGATGTGATTCTAAAGATGAAACCCAAATCTTCAGATTTGGCAGAGGTGAATTTGCAGCTCTGCCGGAGACAGTCTCGGCTAACATCGCTCCGTTTGAAATCTTCCTCTTGTCCTTTTCTCTCAGCGTGGAGCGCACTAACTGGAACGTGGAGGACGAGGTGGAGAGCGCCGTGAGGCCCCCCAGCGCTCAGGAGGCGTCCCTGAGACTCCAGTGTAACGGTCTGAGTGAAGACTCCAGCTCCGAGACCAGCAGCTACTCCGAGAACAGCAGAACCACCTCGGTACCGCACGCTCTCCGTGTTTctgttcctcctctcttttctccgtACTTCCTGTCCCACTGACGGTCTCTCACCGCCTCTTTTAGGGCTCGTCGGTGGGCGGCGTCCCACAGGTGACGGTGGCCTACCTGAGCCCTCTGGTCCTGAGGAAGGAGCTGGAGAGTCTGCTGGAGAACGAGGGCGAGGCGGTCCTGGCTCAGCCTCAGTTCCTGGAGAACCACTCCATCATCTTCTGGAACCTGGTGTGGTACTTCCAGCGCCTCGGCCTGCCCAGTAACCTGCTGCAGCTGGTCAGAGCCTCGCCACTGGTCAGCCAGTTCACACAGGTGACTCAGTCTTTTCCGCTGAACTGAATCTACTTCAGTtcaaacattaattaatttcatgtttttgaaagaaatcNaaattttatatttatatttatattttatattcacggTTATAGTTATAGTGGTTGGTGTGGACGGCCCTTGACACCG
Coding sequences:
- the LOC121939169 gene encoding uncharacterized protein LOC121939169, translating into FGRGEFAALPETVSANIAPFEIFLLSFSLSVERTNWNVEDEVESAVRPPSAQEASLRLQCNGLSEDSSSETSSYSENSRTTSGSSVGGVPQVTVAYLSPLVLRKELESLLENEGEAVLAQPQFLENHSIIFWNLVWYFQRLGLPSNLLQLVRASPLVSQFTQVTQFGRGEFAALPETVSANIAPFEIFLLSFSLSVERTNWNVEDEVESAVRPPSAQEASLRLQCNGLSEDSSSETSSYSENSRTTSGSSVG